The following are encoded together in the Hyalangium ruber genome:
- a CDS encoding ATP-dependent DNA ligase, protein MRRFADLYDALDSTTSTNAKVEAMVRYFREAPPQDAAWALYFLTGRRLKRLLTTKVLVQWTQELTDIPDWLFAEVYASVGDLAEVIALMLDQYERPALPEEMPLSWWLEQRLLPLRELEPADQREQVLSWWKVLPRRELFLLTKLLTGELRVGVSDTLVVRAVAQVAELPPATLSHRLMGTWSPSREFFEQLISPDVSDGDASRPYPFYLASPLEQPAESLGEMKDWLIEWKWDGIRGQLIRRAGSVYLWSRGEELITERFPEITHAAEALPEGTVLDGEVLAYESGKPLPFSRLQRRIGRQKLTAKVLSEAPATFIAYDLLEEHGEDLRGKPLRERRARLEALLKDKRGFTVSPPVETDSWEELALLRQESRERNVEGFMLKRLESTYQHGRKRGDWWKWKIDPFTVDAVLLYAHPGHGRRSSLYTDYTFAVWNGQDLLPVAKAYSGLTDQEISKLDRWIRAHTREKFGPVRSVSPEQVFELHFEGIASSPRHKSGIALRFPRIARWRLDKKPQDADTLDRLKELLHAQH, encoded by the coding sequence ATGCGACGCTTCGCGGACCTCTATGACGCGCTGGACTCCACCACTTCCACCAACGCCAAGGTGGAGGCGATGGTGCGCTACTTCCGGGAGGCGCCTCCCCAGGACGCGGCCTGGGCCCTGTACTTCCTCACCGGCCGGCGCCTGAAGCGACTGCTCACGACCAAGGTGCTGGTGCAGTGGACGCAGGAGCTGACGGACATCCCCGACTGGCTCTTCGCCGAGGTGTACGCCTCCGTGGGGGACCTGGCGGAGGTCATTGCCCTGATGCTGGACCAGTACGAGCGCCCCGCCCTGCCGGAGGAGATGCCCCTGTCCTGGTGGCTGGAGCAGCGGCTATTGCCCCTGCGCGAGCTGGAGCCCGCCGATCAGCGTGAGCAGGTGCTGTCCTGGTGGAAGGTGCTGCCCCGCCGCGAGCTGTTCCTGCTCACCAAGCTGCTCACCGGAGAGCTGCGCGTGGGCGTCTCGGACACGCTGGTGGTGCGCGCCGTGGCTCAGGTGGCGGAGCTGCCGCCGGCCACCCTCTCCCACCGGCTGATGGGCACCTGGTCTCCCTCGCGTGAGTTCTTCGAGCAGCTGATCTCGCCCGATGTGTCGGACGGGGATGCGTCCCGCCCATACCCCTTCTATCTGGCCTCGCCGCTGGAGCAGCCGGCGGAGTCGCTGGGCGAGATGAAGGACTGGCTCATCGAGTGGAAGTGGGACGGCATCCGCGGCCAGCTCATCCGAAGAGCGGGCAGCGTGTACCTGTGGAGCCGAGGCGAGGAGCTCATCACCGAGCGCTTCCCGGAGATTACCCACGCCGCCGAGGCGCTGCCCGAGGGCACGGTGCTGGATGGAGAGGTGCTCGCCTACGAGAGCGGGAAGCCCCTGCCCTTCAGCCGGCTGCAGCGGCGCATCGGCCGACAGAAGCTGACGGCCAAGGTGCTCAGCGAGGCGCCCGCCACGTTCATCGCCTACGACTTGCTGGAGGAGCACGGAGAGGACCTCCGGGGAAAGCCCCTGCGCGAGCGCCGGGCACGACTGGAGGCCCTGCTGAAGGACAAACGCGGCTTCACCGTGTCGCCTCCGGTGGAGACCGACTCGTGGGAGGAGCTGGCCCTGCTGCGGCAGGAGTCGCGCGAGCGCAACGTCGAGGGCTTCATGCTCAAGCGCCTGGAGTCCACCTACCAGCACGGGCGCAAGCGCGGCGACTGGTGGAAGTGGAAGATCGATCCGTTCACCGTGGACGCGGTGCTGCTCTACGCGCACCCTGGGCACGGGCGCCGCTCCTCGCTCTACACGGACTACACCTTCGCCGTGTGGAACGGGCAGGACCTGCTGCCCGTGGCCAAAGCGTACTCGGGGCTCACCGACCAGGAGATCTCCAAGCTGGACCGGTGGATCCGCGCCCACACGCGCGAGAAGTTCGGTCCCGTCCGCTCCGTGTCCCCCGAGCAGGTCTTCGAGCTGCACTTCGAGGGAATCGCCTCCTCGCCTCGACACAAGTCGGGCATCGCCCTGCGCTTCCCGCGCATCGCCCGCTGGCGCCTGGACAAGAAGCCACAGGACGCCGACACCCTCGATCGCCTCAAGGAGTTGCTCCATGCCCAGCACTAG
- a CDS encoding indole-3-glycerol phosphate synthase TrpC, with the protein MNLLADIFARKRRELAARPPQGSRIRPPTRDFTAALLQRHPGRAVNVIAEVKRKSPSGGPFPHQDLVQVARGYEAGGASAISVLTDDVDFGGSLADLEQVRAAVSLPVLRKDFLVAPREVEESAAIGADAVLLIADALEDGLMREMVATAKACGVAALVEAHTEAHAERALAAGAELVGINNRDLATLRTDIATALRVMPKLRERARVLVSESGLKTAADFAAARAAGADAVLVGESLLRDAEPGRALARLLGVGGTGA; encoded by the coding sequence ATGAACCTCCTCGCGGACATCTTCGCGCGCAAGCGCCGGGAGCTCGCCGCGCGCCCGCCCCAGGGCTCGCGGATCCGTCCTCCGACGCGGGACTTCACCGCGGCCCTGCTCCAACGGCACCCGGGCCGGGCGGTGAACGTCATCGCCGAGGTGAAGCGCAAGAGCCCCTCGGGCGGCCCGTTCCCGCACCAGGACCTCGTCCAGGTGGCGCGGGGCTACGAGGCCGGGGGCGCGAGCGCCATCAGCGTGCTCACGGACGACGTGGACTTCGGCGGCAGCCTGGCGGACCTGGAGCAGGTGCGGGCGGCGGTGTCGCTGCCGGTGCTGCGCAAGGACTTCCTCGTCGCCCCGCGAGAGGTGGAGGAGAGCGCGGCGATCGGCGCGGACGCGGTGCTGCTCATCGCGGATGCGCTCGAGGACGGGCTGATGCGGGAGATGGTTGCCACCGCGAAGGCGTGCGGAGTGGCCGCGCTGGTGGAGGCGCACACGGAGGCGCACGCCGAACGCGCGCTGGCGGCGGGCGCGGAGCTGGTGGGCATCAACAATCGAGATCTCGCCACGCTGCGCACGGACATCGCCACGGCGCTGCGAGTCATGCCGAAGCTGCGTGAGCGGGCGCGGGTGCTGGTGTCCGAGAGCGGGCTGAAGACGGCGGCGGACTTCGCGGCGGCGCGGGCGGCGGGCGCGGACGCGGTGCTGGTGGGCGAGTCGCTGCTGCGGGACGCGGAGCCCGGCCGGGCGCTGGCGAGGCTGTTGGGCGTGGGAGGCACGGGGGCGTGA
- a CDS encoding phosphoribosylanthranilate isomerase, protein MSVRVKICGLTRLEDAREAWAAGADALGLNFYPRSPRYVEPATAAALARTRPGLGAVVGVFVNEAPDVIRARVRECGLTVVQLHGDEPPEACAGFGVPVIKALRVRGPEDVAKARTYIGAGDVTTLLLDGAAPGYGGGGVTFDWSLVAQLTDAGVPVLVAGGLNPSNVAEAVRATRPYGVDVASGVEASPGIKDAKAVRDFIRAAKAVNFGEQQT, encoded by the coding sequence GTGAGCGTCCGGGTGAAGATCTGCGGGCTGACGCGGCTGGAGGATGCGCGGGAGGCCTGGGCCGCGGGAGCCGACGCGCTGGGGCTGAACTTCTACCCGCGCTCGCCACGCTACGTGGAGCCCGCCACGGCGGCGGCCCTGGCGCGCACCCGTCCCGGGCTGGGCGCGGTGGTGGGTGTGTTCGTCAACGAGGCTCCGGACGTCATCCGCGCGAGGGTGCGCGAGTGCGGCCTCACGGTGGTGCAGCTGCACGGGGATGAGCCGCCCGAGGCCTGCGCTGGCTTCGGCGTGCCCGTCATCAAGGCGCTGCGGGTCCGTGGGCCGGAGGACGTGGCGAAGGCCCGCACCTATATCGGTGCGGGGGATGTGACGACGCTGCTCCTGGACGGCGCGGCACCCGGGTACGGCGGCGGTGGCGTCACCTTCGACTGGTCGCTGGTGGCCCAGCTCACGGACGCGGGCGTGCCGGTGCTGGTGGCGGGCGGGCTGAACCCGTCCAACGTGGCGGAGGCGGTCCGCGCCACGCGGCCGTACGGCGTGGACGTGGCGAGTGGGGTGGAGGCGAGCCCGGGAATCAAGGACGCGAAGGCGGTGCGGGACTTCATCCGCGCCGCCAAGGCAGTGAACTTCGGGGAGCAACAGACATGA
- the trpA gene encoding tryptophan synthase subunit alpha, translated as MSGEIAAAFARAKARGEGALVAYAMAGDPDLARSVDVFAAMVEGGADVLEIGVAFSDPIADGPVIQGASERALKAGATLQRVLDEVVPAVRKRCPETPLVVMTYVNIIMAMGVERYAKLARERGVSGTILPDLPPEESGDLRSAFDAVGMALIPLCAPTTPPARAEAIAKEGRGFVYCVSVAGVTGMRADLPKDLSSRLELVRRSSPVPVVAGFGISTAEQARVLAAHSDGVVVGSALVRAAHTDGPAAAKKLCAEIKQGLKR; from the coding sequence ATGAGCGGAGAGATTGCAGCGGCCTTCGCGCGGGCGAAGGCGCGGGGTGAGGGCGCGCTGGTGGCGTACGCCATGGCGGGAGACCCCGACCTGGCGCGCTCGGTGGATGTGTTCGCGGCGATGGTGGAAGGTGGGGCGGACGTGCTGGAGATCGGCGTGGCGTTCAGCGATCCCATCGCGGACGGCCCGGTCATCCAGGGGGCCTCGGAGCGGGCGCTGAAGGCCGGGGCCACGCTCCAGCGCGTGCTGGACGAGGTGGTGCCGGCGGTGCGCAAGCGCTGCCCGGAGACGCCGCTGGTGGTCATGACCTACGTCAACATCATCATGGCGATGGGCGTGGAGCGCTACGCGAAGCTGGCGCGGGAGCGGGGCGTGTCCGGCACCATCCTCCCGGACCTGCCGCCCGAGGAGAGCGGAGACCTGCGCAGCGCGTTCGACGCGGTGGGGATGGCGCTCATCCCGCTGTGCGCGCCCACCACGCCGCCGGCGCGAGCCGAGGCCATCGCGAAGGAGGGGCGCGGCTTCGTGTACTGCGTGTCCGTGGCGGGAGTGACGGGCATGCGCGCCGATCTGCCGAAGGACCTGTCCTCGCGGCTGGAGCTGGTGCGGCGCAGCTCTCCGGTGCCGGTGGTGGCTGGCTTCGGCATCTCCACGGCGGAGCAGGCGCGCGTGCTGGCGGCCCACTCGGACGGTGTGGTGGTGGGCAGCGCCCTGGTGCGCGCGGCCCACACTGATGGCCCTGCCGCGGCGAAGAAGCTCTGCGCTGAAATCAAGCAGGGCCTGAAGCGCTGA
- a CDS encoding ligase-associated DNA damage response exonuclease → MGAYPFQDRPPLVSVTPQGLYCPPGDFYIDPWRPVDRALITHAHGDHARGGSRRYLGARAGQGLLRKRLGADSELATLEYGERLAVGDVTVSFHPAGHVLGSAQIRIEHRGEVWIVSGDYKRTPDPTCTPFEVVRCDTFITEATFGLPIYRWDDPRLVAEDILRWWDGNREAGRASVLFCYALGKAQRILGELARLTDRPVLIHGAVNGLVGCYREAGVAMVPTQLVSETEKGASFTGALVLAPPSAGGSTWMRRFGDAATAFASGWMRVRGNRRRRGFDRGFVLSDHADWPELLQTVEDTQASRVLATHGYSEQLARYLREKGLDAAPLSTPFEGEAED, encoded by the coding sequence TTGGGTGCCTACCCGTTCCAGGACAGACCGCCGCTGGTCTCGGTGACACCCCAGGGCCTCTATTGCCCGCCGGGGGACTTCTATATCGACCCGTGGCGCCCGGTGGACCGGGCCCTCATCACCCACGCCCATGGCGACCACGCCCGGGGCGGCAGCCGGCGCTACCTCGGCGCCCGGGCCGGACAGGGGCTGCTGCGCAAGCGCCTGGGCGCGGACTCGGAGCTGGCCACGCTGGAGTACGGAGAGCGGCTCGCCGTGGGCGACGTCACGGTGAGCTTCCACCCCGCGGGCCATGTGCTCGGCAGCGCGCAGATCCGCATCGAGCACCGGGGCGAGGTGTGGATCGTCTCCGGCGACTACAAGCGCACGCCGGACCCCACCTGCACACCGTTCGAGGTGGTGCGCTGCGACACCTTCATCACCGAGGCCACCTTCGGGCTGCCCATCTACCGCTGGGATGACCCGCGCCTGGTGGCCGAGGACATCCTGCGCTGGTGGGACGGCAACCGCGAGGCGGGGCGTGCCTCGGTGCTGTTCTGCTACGCGCTGGGCAAGGCGCAGCGCATCCTCGGAGAACTCGCGCGGCTCACGGACCGGCCCGTGTTGATCCACGGCGCCGTGAATGGCCTGGTGGGCTGCTACCGCGAGGCGGGTGTGGCGATGGTGCCCACGCAGCTCGTTTCGGAGACGGAGAAGGGCGCCTCCTTCACGGGAGCGCTGGTGCTGGCACCGCCGAGCGCGGGCGGCTCCACGTGGATGCGCCGCTTCGGGGACGCGGCCACGGCATTCGCCTCGGGGTGGATGCGCGTGCGTGGCAACCGGCGCCGGCGCGGCTTCGACCGGGGCTTCGTGCTCTCGGACCACGCGGACTGGCCGGAGCTGCTCCAGACGGTGGAGGACACCCAGGCGAGCCGGGTGCTCGCCACCCACGGCTACAGCGAGCAGCTGGCGCGCTACCTGCGCGAGAAGGGGCTGGATGCCGCGCCGCTGTCCACCCCCTTCGAGGGCGAGGCGGAGGACTGA
- the trpB gene encoding tryptophan synthase subunit beta → MSTETSTGRFGRFGGRYVPETLVPALLELEAAYAAARADASFGEQVARVLKEFVGRETPLTPAHRLTAAWGGAHVWLKREDLAHTGAHKINNTIGQVLLALRMGKKRIIAETGAGQHGVATATACALFGLPCEVYMGALDVERQSLNVFRMRALGATVRPVESGSKTLKDAMNEAIRIWVAQVEDTHYVIGSAAGPHPYPTIVRDFQSIIGHEVRAQTKAAFGRLPDAITACIGGGSNAIGIFHPFLGDKEVRLVGVEAGGHGLNTGQHGASLTLGTEGVLHGTRSLVLQDANGQIQEAHSISAGLDYPGVGPELAHMAKEGRMEVRTATDDEALRAFYEVARTEGILPALETSHAFARAAELARELGKGKHLVINCSGRGDKDVATIASKGIPAATGHEGKP, encoded by the coding sequence ATGAGCACGGAGACTTCCACGGGCCGTTTCGGACGCTTCGGCGGCCGCTATGTGCCGGAGACGCTCGTCCCGGCGCTGCTGGAGCTGGAGGCGGCCTACGCGGCGGCACGCGCGGATGCTTCCTTCGGCGAGCAGGTGGCGCGGGTGCTGAAGGAGTTCGTCGGGCGCGAGACGCCGCTGACGCCGGCACACCGACTGACCGCGGCCTGGGGCGGCGCCCACGTGTGGCTCAAGCGCGAGGACCTGGCGCACACGGGCGCGCACAAGATCAACAACACCATCGGCCAGGTGCTGCTGGCGCTGCGGATGGGCAAGAAGCGCATCATCGCGGAGACAGGCGCGGGGCAGCACGGCGTGGCCACGGCCACCGCGTGCGCGCTCTTCGGGCTGCCGTGCGAGGTGTACATGGGCGCGCTGGACGTGGAGCGCCAGTCGCTCAACGTCTTCCGCATGCGCGCGCTGGGCGCCACGGTGCGGCCGGTGGAGTCGGGCTCGAAGACGCTGAAGGACGCGATGAACGAGGCCATCCGCATCTGGGTGGCACAGGTGGAGGACACCCACTACGTCATCGGCAGCGCGGCGGGTCCGCACCCCTACCCCACCATCGTCCGGGACTTCCAATCCATCATCGGCCACGAGGTGCGCGCGCAGACGAAGGCGGCCTTCGGGCGGCTGCCGGACGCCATCACCGCGTGCATCGGCGGCGGCTCGAACGCCATCGGCATCTTCCACCCGTTCCTTGGGGACAAAGAGGTGCGGCTGGTGGGCGTGGAGGCCGGAGGCCACGGGCTGAACACGGGGCAGCACGGCGCCTCGCTGACGCTGGGCACGGAGGGCGTGCTCCACGGCACGCGCTCGCTGGTGCTCCAGGACGCGAACGGGCAGATCCAGGAGGCGCACTCCATCTCCGCCGGTCTGGACTACCCGGGCGTGGGCCCGGAGCTGGCACACATGGCCAAGGAGGGCCGGATGGAGGTGCGCACCGCCACGGACGACGAGGCGCTGCGGGCCTTCTACGAGGTGGCGCGCACGGAGGGCATCCTGCCGGCGCTGGAGACGTCCCACGCGTTCGCGCGCGCGGCGGAGCTGGCGCGTGAGCTGGGCAAGGGCAAGCACCTGGTCATCAACTGCTCGGGTCGCGGCGACAAGGACGTGGCGACCATCGCATCGAAGGGCATTCCGGCGGCCACGGGCCACGAGGGGAAGCCATGA
- a CDS encoding anthranilate synthase component I family protein — MNAQERKAAYRQRAEKGEAVPVSVDLPSDLDTPLSAYLKLGPGPRGFILESCYGGERFGRYSHVCTAPTGRVRLDRNGGTLWRGEREERRDGKPLEVLRALWRELAVTALPGEAPFLGGLVGYMGYNCASWFERHVPDRHPNDLSFPDSEWLLCDEFVTHDTRTQSLRPTVIARPALHGSVALALKDAEERAEAMAERLRKPLPPEAYAAAPKMRGEPETVALWDRAGYEAAVERVKEYIRAGDCMQVVLARRFETRGTPPPLSLYRALRRVNPSPYLFLVELGEARALVGASPELLVQVRDGDLVVRPIAGTRRRGATEVEDQALEKELLADEKERAEHMMLLDLGRNDVGRVAAPGTVRVEDQMVIERYSHVMHIVSQVRGKMGAGYDALDALAVTFPAGTVSGAPKIRAMQIIDELEPMRRGPYAGAVGYLSFCGTLDVAIALRTFFVDGDRTLWTAGAGLVSDSVPRLEADETEAKARALGAALKLAREGGGR; from the coding sequence ATGAACGCACAGGAGCGGAAGGCGGCGTACCGCCAGCGCGCGGAGAAGGGCGAGGCGGTCCCCGTCTCGGTGGATCTCCCTTCGGATCTCGACACGCCGCTGTCGGCCTACCTCAAGCTGGGCCCGGGCCCTCGGGGGTTCATCCTCGAGTCGTGTTACGGCGGCGAGCGCTTCGGGCGCTACAGCCACGTGTGTACCGCGCCCACGGGTCGTGTCCGGCTGGATCGCAACGGGGGCACGCTGTGGCGCGGCGAGCGCGAGGAGCGTCGCGACGGCAAGCCGCTGGAGGTGCTGCGCGCGCTGTGGCGTGAGCTGGCGGTGACGGCGCTGCCGGGCGAGGCGCCCTTCCTCGGCGGGCTCGTGGGCTACATGGGCTACAACTGCGCATCGTGGTTCGAGCGCCATGTGCCGGATCGGCACCCGAATGACTTGTCGTTCCCGGACTCCGAGTGGCTGCTGTGCGATGAGTTCGTCACCCACGACACGCGCACCCAGTCGCTCCGGCCCACGGTGATCGCTCGGCCCGCGCTGCACGGCAGCGTGGCCCTGGCGCTCAAGGACGCGGAGGAGCGCGCCGAGGCCATGGCCGAGCGCCTGCGCAAGCCGCTGCCCCCGGAGGCCTACGCGGCGGCGCCGAAGATGCGCGGCGAGCCGGAGACGGTGGCGCTCTGGGACCGGGCTGGCTACGAGGCGGCGGTGGAGCGCGTGAAGGAGTACATCCGCGCGGGCGACTGCATGCAGGTGGTGCTGGCGAGGCGCTTCGAGACGCGCGGCACGCCGCCGCCGCTGAGCCTCTACCGGGCGCTGCGGCGGGTGAATCCCTCGCCGTACCTCTTCCTGGTGGAGCTGGGCGAGGCGCGGGCGCTGGTGGGGGCCTCGCCGGAGCTGCTGGTGCAGGTGCGCGACGGGGACCTCGTGGTGCGGCCCATCGCCGGCACCCGCCGCCGGGGCGCCACCGAGGTCGAGGACCAGGCGCTGGAGAAGGAGCTGCTCGCGGACGAGAAGGAGCGCGCCGAGCACATGATGCTGTTGGACCTGGGCCGCAACGACGTGGGGCGCGTGGCGGCGCCGGGCACGGTGCGCGTCGAGGACCAGATGGTCATCGAGCGCTACAGCCACGTGATGCACATCGTCTCGCAGGTGCGCGGGAAGATGGGCGCGGGGTACGACGCGCTCGACGCGCTGGCGGTCACGTTCCCGGCGGGCACGGTGTCGGGCGCTCCGAAGATCCGGGCGATGCAGATCATCGACGAGCTGGAGCCGATGCGGCGCGGGCCCTACGCGGGCGCGGTGGGCTACCTGTCCTTCTGCGGCACGCTGGACGTGGCCATCGCGCTGCGGACCTTCTTCGTGGATGGGGACCGGACGCTGTGGACGGCGGGCGCGGGGCTGGTGTCCGACTCGGTGCCGCGGCTGGAGGCGGACGAGACGGAGGCCAAGGCCCGGGCGCTCGGCGCCGCGCTGAAGCTGGCTCGCGAGGGAGGTGGGCGATGA
- a CDS encoding anthranilate synthase component II — protein sequence MILVIDNYDSFTFNLVQLLYTLGAEVKVARNDEIDVAGVLGSGASHVVVSPGPCTPYEAGVSMAAIREARVPVFGVCLGHQSMGAVFGGKVIRAPAPIHGKTSPVKHGGTGLFTGMSQGFQAGRYHSLVVEASTLPAELEATAWTPDGLIMGLKHRERPVVGVQFHPESVLTPEGPTLVKNFLEGRY from the coding sequence ATGATCCTCGTCATCGACAACTACGACTCGTTCACGTTCAACCTCGTGCAGCTCCTGTACACGCTGGGCGCCGAGGTGAAGGTGGCGCGCAACGACGAGATCGACGTGGCGGGCGTGCTGGGCTCGGGGGCCTCGCACGTGGTGGTGTCTCCGGGCCCGTGTACGCCGTATGAGGCGGGGGTGAGCATGGCGGCCATTCGGGAGGCGCGCGTGCCGGTGTTCGGCGTGTGCCTGGGCCACCAGTCCATGGGCGCCGTGTTCGGCGGCAAGGTGATCCGGGCGCCCGCGCCGATTCACGGCAAGACGTCTCCGGTGAAGCACGGCGGGACGGGCCTCTTCACGGGCATGTCCCAGGGCTTCCAGGCCGGGCGCTACCACTCGCTGGTGGTGGAGGCTTCGACGCTGCCTGCGGAGCTGGAGGCCACGGCGTGGACGCCGGACGGTCTCATCATGGGGCTGAAGCACCGGGAGCGCCCGGTGGTGGGCGTGCAGTTCCACCCGGAGAGCGTGCTCACGCCCGAGGGCCCCACGCTGGTGAAGAATTTCCTCGAGGGCCGCTACTGA